From a single Sulfolobus sp. E5-1-F genomic region:
- a CDS encoding winged helix-turn-helix domain-containing protein: MAKKRSKLEIIQAILEACKSGSPKTRIMYGANLSYALTGRYIKMLMDLEIIKQEGKQYMLTKKGEELLEDIRKFNDMRKSMDQLKEKINSVLSIKQ, encoded by the coding sequence ATGGCTAAGAAAAGAAGCAAGTTAGAAATTATACAGGCGATACTAGAGGCTTGTAAATCTGGTTCTCCTAAGACCAGAATAATGTATGGTGCCAATTTGAGCTATGCTCTAACTGGAAGATATATAAAGATGTTAATGGATTTGGAAATCATAAAACAAGAAGGAAAGCAATACATGTTAACTAAAAAGGGAGAGGAACTACTTGAAGATATAAGGAAATTCAACGATATGAGAAAGAGCATGGATCAACTAAAGGAGAAAATTAATAGCGTTCTATCTATTAAACAATAA
- a CDS encoding ParA family protein, which produces MERIDIVSVKGGVGKSFIAYFLTKLLATNLRTLLIDKDLTSTISRVYNIRGNLLSYLTMDQSYPSYFKEVDSKLTVVNLGCSRKIKNVEPRKIAEIYNGFSDYDLMIVDNPPIPSDVCLDTELQAYYTYLREKRLNYNMILILPPNQILLDESLAFIELFKDYVNNELSILLGTDLVNFDVISSVINMYNPRERIDISKVENLTDKIVKIPFKKEAIYTPLNQLSMPKEIEELAKYVLEYLENN; this is translated from the coding sequence ATGGAAAGAATTGACATAGTGAGCGTTAAAGGAGGTGTAGGAAAATCATTTATAGCTTATTTTCTAACTAAATTGCTTGCTACGAACCTTAGAACATTATTGATAGATAAAGATTTAACGTCTACAATTAGTAGAGTCTATAATATAAGAGGCAACTTACTATCTTATTTGACAATGGATCAGTCTTATCCATCTTATTTTAAGGAAGTTGATAGTAAACTTACAGTAGTTAATCTAGGCTGCAGTAGAAAGATAAAAAATGTAGAACCCAGAAAAATAGCAGAAATCTATAATGGATTTTCGGATTACGATTTGATGATAGTTGACAATCCACCAATACCTTCAGATGTTTGTTTAGATACTGAGCTTCAAGCTTACTATACTTATTTAAGGGAAAAGAGATTGAATTACAATATGATCTTAATACTACCCCCCAATCAGATTTTGTTAGATGAGAGTTTAGCATTTATTGAATTGTTTAAGGATTATGTTAATAATGAATTGAGTATATTGTTGGGTACAGATTTGGTAAATTTTGACGTGATATCCTCAGTAATAAATATGTATAATCCTAGAGAAAGAATAGACATTAGCAAGGTTGAGAATCTAACTGATAAAATAGTTAAAATTCCATTCAAAAAGGAAGCAATATATACACCTCTTAATCAACTAAGCATGCCGAAGGAAATTGAGGAATTGGCTAAATATGTGCTAGAGTATCTAGAGAACAATTAA
- a CDS encoding DUF3311 domain-containing protein, producing the protein MVSGKRVLAGILIIIPFIVYFPIPTYNKVEPDLGSLPFFYWYQTLWLVISTILFSVAALLLARR; encoded by the coding sequence ATGGTTAGTGGTAAAAGAGTTTTAGCTGGAATATTAATTATAATACCATTTATCGTATATTTTCCGATACCAACATATAATAAAGTAGAGCCAGATTTAGGGAGTTTGCCATTCTTCTATTGGTATCAAACATTGTGGCTAGTAATATCAACAATACTTTTCTCAGTAGCTGCACTCCTTCTTGCCAGAAGGTGA